A section of the Leptospira terpstrae serovar Hualin str. LT 11-33 = ATCC 700639 genome encodes:
- the purQ gene encoding phosphoribosylformylglycinamidine synthase subunit PurQ, translating into MKVRVVTFPGSNCDKDVGTVLATEFGATVDYTWYKDSFTDLPDLVVLPGGFSFGDYLRCGAMAKFSNAMESVVSYAKKGGKVLGVCNGFQILTESGLLPGALLHNRTLKYICKDVELIPVAENKIAKGLQGHLSIPIAHGEGAYFADSETLERLEKNGQVVFRYKENPNGSLHDIAGICNEAGNVLGMMPHPERAVNPYTGKMDGKQILEALLKK; encoded by the coding sequence ATGAAGGTTCGGGTGGTCACCTTTCCTGGTTCCAATTGTGATAAGGATGTAGGGACAGTACTTGCCACAGAATTTGGTGCTACCGTAGATTACACTTGGTATAAGGATTCTTTTACGGACCTTCCGGACCTTGTGGTCCTTCCCGGTGGATTTTCTTTTGGTGACTACTTACGTTGCGGTGCCATGGCTAAATTTTCCAATGCTATGGAATCAGTAGTTTCTTATGCAAAAAAAGGGGGAAAGGTTTTAGGAGTTTGTAATGGATTCCAAATATTAACAGAATCGGGACTGCTTCCCGGTGCGCTCCTACATAACAGAACCCTAAAATACATTTGCAAAGATGTAGAACTCATTCCTGTCGCAGAAAACAAAATTGCGAAAGGTCTTCAGGGGCATTTAAGCATTCCCATTGCTCATGGAGAAGGTGCCTATTTTGCTGATTCAGAAACATTAGAACGATTAGAAAAAAATGGCCAAGTGGTCTTTCGTTACAAAGAAAATCCAAATGGATCCTTACATGATATCGCAGGGATTTGTAATGAAGCGGGAAATGTATTAGGTATGATGCCTCATCCAGAAAGAGCAGTGAATCCCTATACGGGAAAGATGGATGGAAAACAAATCTTAGAAGCTCTATTAAAAAAATAA
- a CDS encoding sugar phosphate nucleotidyltransferase — protein sequence MRFQEDSIDCVDFILKKDEVLTIILGGGKGTRLLPLTEKRSKPAVSFGGKYRLIDIPISNSLNSGFEKIFILTQFNSYSLNRHINRTYATNNIHQKSFVEIIAAEQTVSSANWFEGTADAVRKVLPYIREQKPKYVLILSGDQLYNMDLSDFMQSHLMDPETEISVATNAIAEDQIFGLGIVNAGVGGFIQEFIEKPQDLTQVESCRTKNGSFLANMGIYIFNTSTLIDVLEDRNMADFGKEILPKAIRERKVKAYTYDGYWEDIGTIKAFYEANLMLTDHIPKFNLYLEKTPIYTRARALPPSKIIQAVVNQALISEGTILNQCEVHRSIIGVRQLIASGTKIYDSIIMGLDHYGYFDRKSGKIPIGIGPNCEIRRTIVDKDCAIGANVRLLNEQNLQEYEDEYVRIREGIIVVPRHTAIPDGYTI from the coding sequence ATGCGATTTCAAGAAGACTCAATAGATTGCGTGGACTTCATCCTAAAGAAGGATGAAGTATTGACCATCATCTTAGGTGGAGGGAAAGGAACTCGTTTATTACCACTTACGGAAAAAAGATCCAAACCTGCTGTGAGTTTTGGAGGAAAATACCGACTCATTGACATTCCCATTTCTAACTCACTTAACAGTGGTTTTGAAAAGATTTTCATCCTTACCCAGTTCAATTCCTATTCTCTAAACCGCCATATCAACAGAACTTACGCAACGAACAACATCCACCAAAAGAGTTTTGTGGAAATCATAGCTGCCGAACAAACAGTATCAAGTGCCAATTGGTTTGAAGGAACAGCGGATGCCGTAAGGAAAGTCCTTCCTTATATCAGAGAACAAAAACCCAAATACGTTCTTATATTGTCTGGGGACCAATTGTACAATATGGATCTTTCTGATTTTATGCAGAGTCATTTGATGGATCCAGAAACAGAAATTTCTGTGGCTACCAATGCCATTGCGGAAGACCAAATTTTTGGACTTGGCATTGTGAACGCGGGAGTGGGTGGGTTCATCCAAGAATTTATAGAAAAACCACAAGACCTAACCCAAGTGGAATCATGCCGCACTAAAAATGGATCCTTCCTTGCCAATATGGGGATTTATATTTTTAATACCTCCACATTGATTGATGTATTAGAAGATCGGAATATGGCCGATTTTGGAAAGGAGATCCTTCCTAAGGCCATACGAGAAAGAAAGGTAAAAGCGTATACTTACGACGGTTATTGGGAAGATATCGGAACCATCAAAGCTTTTTACGAAGCCAATTTGATGTTAACAGACCACATTCCTAAGTTTAATCTTTATTTGGAAAAAACTCCTATCTATACAAGAGCTAGGGCACTTCCTCCTTCCAAAATCATCCAAGCTGTGGTCAACCAAGCTCTCATTTCGGAAGGGACCATTCTTAACCAATGTGAGGTGCACCGTTCCATCATTGGGGTGCGCCAGCTCATCGCTTCGGGAACCAAAATCTATGACTCCATCATCATGGGCCTTGATCACTACGGATACTTCGATCGTAAGTCAGGAAAAATTCCTATTGGAATTGGACCTAACTGCGAAATACGACGGACAATTGTCGATAAAGACTGCGCTATTGGAGCCAACGTTCGGCTGTTAAACGAACAAAATCTGCAAGAATATGAAGATGAGTATGTGCGGATTCGGGAGGGAATTATTGTCGTTCCGCGCCATACTGCCATTCCCGACGGTTATACAATCTAA
- a CDS encoding phosphoribosylaminoimidazolesuccinocarboxamide synthase produces the protein MIPTPSYKGKVRDVFDLGDSLLLVATDRISAFDVVFEEPVLDKGKILTRISTAWFRQFPNIENHLITDDFTQFPPPFQKEDSLQGRSVLVKKAKRINFECVVRGYLTGSAWKEYKSEGTIAHVAYPKGLQESYRFETPIFTPARKNDSGHDENVSESTMEKEVGETLYSELKSLSLAIYNKAHVLMAKQGILLCDTKFEFGLIDGKPILIDEILTPDSSRYWDASTYELGKTPASFDKQILRNWLESTDWDKNPPAPHLPESLILELRKKYLELEDKITLCLSQK, from the coding sequence ATGATTCCAACTCCCAGTTATAAGGGTAAAGTAAGAGATGTTTTTGATTTAGGAGATTCACTCCTACTTGTGGCCACTGACCGTATCTCTGCCTTTGATGTTGTGTTTGAAGAGCCCGTTTTAGATAAAGGAAAAATTCTAACACGAATTTCCACAGCTTGGTTTCGCCAATTTCCGAATATTGAAAACCATTTGATCACAGATGATTTCACTCAGTTTCCTCCTCCTTTCCAAAAAGAAGATTCCCTCCAAGGTAGATCAGTTCTTGTCAAAAAAGCAAAACGGATCAATTTCGAATGTGTGGTGCGTGGTTATTTGACTGGATCCGCTTGGAAGGAATACAAATCGGAAGGAACCATTGCCCATGTTGCTTATCCAAAAGGCCTACAAGAATCGTATCGATTTGAAACACCTATCTTTACACCGGCTCGGAAAAATGATTCCGGCCACGATGAAAATGTAAGTGAATCCACCATGGAAAAAGAAGTAGGAGAAACACTCTATTCTGAACTGAAAAGTCTCTCTCTTGCTATTTATAACAAAGCCCATGTTCTTATGGCAAAACAAGGAATCCTTCTTTGTGATACTAAATTTGAATTTGGACTCATCGATGGAAAACCGATCCTCATCGATGAAATCCTCACCCCAGATTCGTCCAGGTATTGGGACGCATCCACTTACGAACTCGGAAAAACTCCCGCCAGTTTTGATAAACAAATCCTCAGGAATTGGCTCGAATCGACAGATTGGGACAAAAATCCACCGGCTCCCCATTTGCCCGAATCCTTGATCCTGGAACTACGTAAAAAATACTTGGAATTGGAAGATAAAATCACGCTATGTTTGTCGCAAAAATAA
- the purS gene encoding phosphoribosylformylglycinamidine synthase subunit PurS, whose product MFVAKINVTLKESVLDPQGQTVLRTLHDQGKNTVTDLRVGKYIEMKIDASSQSVAEALAKEICESVLVNQVIEAYRLVVEKL is encoded by the coding sequence ATGTTTGTCGCAAAAATAAATGTTACCCTCAAAGAATCCGTTCTTGATCCGCAAGGACAAACGGTTCTCCGCACCTTGCATGACCAAGGGAAAAATACTGTTACCGACTTAAGAGTGGGAAAATACATCGAAATGAAAATCGATGCGAGCTCTCAGTCAGTGGCAGAAGCACTTGCAAAAGAAATTTGTGAATCTGTGCTCGTCAACCAAGTGATTGAGGCCTACCGTTTGGTTGTGGAGAAATTATGA
- a CDS encoding ABC transporter ATP-binding protein: MNQTLLETKALTITVGEKVLLREINLSFFQTGLVAVLGENGAGKSTLLKEIYHHSLSSSKWDWTQGKKKITYLGHELGFYSSLSLEENLDYFSKLDGLPPDLRKRNLLLEAFRLQKRIWDPIHTFSRGMKQKVAILRALLSSAEVVLFDEPFTGLDAESSKVLSALLNEESKSRLILIVLHSVPKELQCSKHLQIEKGKVFVTDLT, encoded by the coding sequence ATGAACCAAACCCTTTTGGAAACAAAAGCGCTTACTATTACTGTCGGCGAAAAGGTCTTACTGAGAGAGATCAATCTTTCTTTTTTTCAGACTGGGCTTGTCGCAGTTCTTGGTGAGAATGGTGCGGGAAAGTCCACCCTCTTAAAAGAAATCTATCACCACTCACTTTCTTCTTCAAAATGGGATTGGACCCAAGGCAAAAAAAAAATAACCTATCTTGGTCATGAACTTGGATTTTATTCCTCTCTCAGTTTAGAGGAAAATTTGGATTATTTTTCCAAGTTAGATGGATTGCCTCCCGATCTCAGGAAACGAAACCTACTTTTAGAAGCTTTTCGTTTGCAAAAAAGAATTTGGGATCCAATCCATACCTTTTCGCGGGGAATGAAACAGAAAGTAGCCATTCTTCGTGCCTTACTATCTTCTGCAGAAGTGGTTTTATTTGATGAACCATTTACAGGTTTAGATGCAGAATCCTCAAAAGTTTTGAGTGCACTTTTAAATGAAGAATCAAAATCAAGACTCATTCTAATTGTTCTCCATTCCGTTCCCAAAGAATTGCAATGTAGCAAACATTTACAAATTGAGAAGGGGAAAGTGTTTGTTACTGACCTTACTTAA
- a CDS encoding ABC transporter ATP-binding protein: MFALKNISVRVSGRSLLQNINLSAEPKEITGLIGKSGSGKSTLFRLALGLLKKEDGYDWEGSISWKGEILSIKHNPKLQPVFQDPLASFSHIGTMRELLLEPTRIRNQFFLNKQQKSIEWERIESFCERFDLPKELLDKTKQELSGGQLQRFAILRALLTAPEYLLLDEPVTALDVLVQKKIAEELKEINTKENLGMFFVSHDLGFLSYMCDKIFVLDGGEIVEFGPTKEILSNPKSKLLQSLLVARNHSFAGAASSSESSN, translated from the coding sequence ATGTTTGCTCTTAAAAATATTTCTGTTCGTGTGTCAGGTCGTTCCTTATTACAAAATATCAACTTGAGTGCGGAACCCAAAGAGATCACGGGACTTATAGGAAAATCAGGATCAGGGAAATCCACTTTGTTTCGTTTGGCCCTTGGACTCCTAAAAAAGGAAGACGGTTATGATTGGGAAGGGTCTATTTCGTGGAAGGGCGAAATTTTATCGATCAAACACAATCCAAAACTCCAACCAGTATTTCAAGACCCATTGGCAAGTTTTTCTCACATAGGCACTATGCGAGAGTTATTACTCGAACCGACTCGCATCAGAAATCAATTTTTCTTAAATAAACAACAGAAATCTATAGAATGGGAACGGATAGAATCTTTCTGTGAAAGGTTTGATCTTCCGAAAGAATTATTAGATAAAACAAAACAAGAATTAAGTGGCGGTCAGTTGCAAAGATTTGCTATTCTTCGTGCCTTACTCACGGCACCCGAATACCTGCTTTTAGATGAACCAGTTACAGCACTTGATGTGCTTGTACAAAAAAAAATTGCAGAAGAATTAAAAGAAATCAATACGAAAGAAAATCTTGGAATGTTTTTTGTTTCCCATGATTTAGGATTTTTGTCTTATATGTGCGATAAAATTTTTGTTTTGGATGGAGGTGAAATTGTAGAATTTGGCCCGACAAAAGAAATACTTTCTAATCCAAAATCAAAACTATTGCAAAGTTTACTTGTGGCAAGAAATCATTCATTTGCCGGTGCTGCTTCTTCTTCCGAATCATCTAACTGA
- a CDS encoding tetratricopeptide repeat protein: MFFHSFSLALLFLFPTLIWGQKLIGNQEYPEILWGKDQEFDTSDFPNGSFIYHKEDFILARGKLFQGEPPKSNGSFTYGTDTITNSGKWNNDTMELLFNGKPNARAEVIKRLEAGVRFDPQFFPFRYNLGRLYSLEMKYELAIVEFEYAKAEMPEYFKTYLHIAILSEITRQVYYAILNYKLAVEKNPYDTEALIRLADHYLATGLKNRALLYLKKALTIEEESPNVKLGFARLEMEKGNFHIAYKIFNRTTLTTAEGKPKPYDKKFHYYFAETASKVTDYETAEEEYTKMLSFTNDPFFATVSSKVIARRRDIAKKFAEAKRTQLDDSEEEAAPANE, encoded by the coding sequence ATGTTCTTCCATAGCTTCAGTCTCGCACTTCTGTTTTTATTCCCTACACTGATTTGGGGACAAAAACTCATAGGGAACCAGGAATACCCTGAGATCCTTTGGGGTAAAGACCAGGAATTTGATACCTCGGATTTTCCCAATGGTTCCTTTATCTACCACAAAGAAGATTTCATTCTCGCACGTGGAAAACTCTTCCAAGGGGAGCCGCCAAAATCCAACGGTAGTTTCACTTACGGAACAGATACCATTACCAATTCGGGGAAATGGAACAATGACACAATGGAACTTTTGTTCAACGGGAAACCGAATGCCAGGGCAGAAGTGATCAAACGCCTGGAAGCTGGGGTTCGGTTTGATCCCCAATTTTTTCCCTTCCGTTACAATTTAGGAAGACTCTATTCCTTAGAGATGAAGTATGAATTGGCAATAGTGGAATTTGAATATGCCAAAGCAGAAATGCCGGAGTATTTCAAAACCTACCTTCACATCGCCATTCTATCGGAAATCACAAGGCAAGTTTATTATGCCATCCTCAATTACAAATTAGCTGTTGAAAAAAATCCTTATGATACGGAAGCCTTAATTCGTCTTGCTGATCATTATTTGGCTACAGGATTAAAGAATCGAGCCTTACTGTATTTAAAAAAAGCACTAACGATCGAAGAAGAAAGTCCCAATGTAAAATTAGGATTTGCTCGTTTGGAAATGGAAAAAGGAAATTTCCATATCGCTTATAAAATTTTTAACAGAACTACTCTCACTACAGCAGAAGGAAAACCAAAACCTTACGATAAAAAATTTCATTATTATTTTGCAGAAACAGCGTCCAAGGTAACGGATTATGAAACTGCGGAAGAAGAATATACAAAGATGCTAAGTTTTACCAATGATCCTTTTTTTGCGACAGTATCTTCAAAAGTAATTGCGAGACGAAGAGACATTGCCAAAAAATTTGCTGAGGCCAAACGAACTCAGTTAGATGATTCGGAAGAAGAAGCAGCACCGGCAAATGAATGA
- the ccsA gene encoding cytochrome c biogenesis protein CcsA, with the protein MERKIRIFPPVIDIGFYLVVCTSLIFAVITSLVYPNVILEQGLSHRIFYFHVPVAWVALYGPILSFVFSLIFLFTRNLLWDRLAFTANQLSFLFAVGVLFSGPIWAYSAWGVPWDKTDARLQSFFILCISLLSYFIFRYLVPAKNKKAILSAYLSVLCAVSAILTWGAIRWIENPGNHPGSVLGKGGMDSDMKQSMWLGVLAFHFLFLFLFLVSNRTEKIQDIRSKLKSELE; encoded by the coding sequence ATGGAACGTAAAATTCGGATATTTCCCCCTGTTATTGACATTGGTTTTTATCTCGTCGTTTGTACGTCGCTTATCTTTGCCGTCATTACTTCGTTAGTGTACCCTAACGTCATTTTGGAGCAGGGTTTAAGTCACAGGATATTTTACTTTCATGTTCCAGTCGCCTGGGTTGCGTTATATGGCCCCATACTTTCCTTTGTTTTTTCTTTGATTTTCCTTTTCACTCGGAATCTGCTTTGGGACAGGCTTGCTTTTACGGCAAACCAACTTTCTTTTTTATTTGCCGTTGGCGTTTTGTTTTCTGGTCCTATTTGGGCGTATAGTGCCTGGGGAGTTCCTTGGGATAAAACAGATGCTAGGTTGCAGTCTTTTTTTATTCTTTGTATTTCTCTTTTAAGTTATTTTATCTTTCGGTATTTAGTTCCTGCTAAAAATAAAAAAGCAATCCTATCTGCTTATCTTTCTGTACTTTGTGCAGTGAGTGCCATCCTTACTTGGGGAGCCATTCGATGGATCGAAAACCCAGGGAACCATCCAGGGAGTGTGCTCGGGAAAGGGGGAATGGATTCGGATATGAAACAAAGTATGTGGCTTGGCGTCTTAGCCTTCCACTTCCTATTTCTTTTCCTTTTTCTTGTTTCCAACCGCACTGAAAAAATCCAAGATATCAGATCCAAACTGAAATCGGAATTGGAATAA
- a CDS encoding heme exporter protein CcmB codes for MLLTLLKKEFYLIGRSLGGVVSLFTLSVSVVFIFYTSIEVNEMLSERSIRGIKWAIIFLLNFVIVSQSLWEERESMGWEASLSFVSPISMYLAKSLAIWFCTILVNGALVLVLSVFFQNMSIERYWGEWLFANLGSGCLVFLGVSLGLIAFESRLKEIIIPLLQLPFSIPLFLFGLEAEHRYWLEPGFYLPSVGLLLFFMLFYATLGSVMIEILRNEH; via the coding sequence TTGTTACTGACCTTACTTAAAAAAGAATTTTATCTGATTGGCCGTTCGCTTGGGGGAGTGGTTTCCCTTTTTACCTTAAGTGTATCCGTTGTATTTATTTTTTATACCTCGATTGAAGTGAATGAAATGTTGTCCGAAAGAAGCATTCGCGGAATCAAATGGGCCATTATTTTTTTACTCAACTTCGTGATTGTAAGCCAAAGTCTTTGGGAAGAAAGAGAATCCATGGGTTGGGAGGCCAGTCTTTCCTTTGTCAGTCCCATTTCTATGTATTTGGCTAAATCCCTTGCCATTTGGTTTTGTACCATTTTAGTGAATGGAGCCCTTGTCCTTGTTCTTTCTGTTTTCTTTCAAAATATGAGTATAGAAAGGTATTGGGGAGAGTGGTTATTTGCCAACTTGGGAAGTGGGTGTTTGGTCTTTCTTGGAGTTTCACTCGGACTCATTGCCTTTGAAAGTCGTTTGAAAGAAATTATCATTCCTCTTTTACAACTTCCTTTTTCCATCCCCCTGTTCCTATTCGGATTGGAAGCGGAACATCGGTATTGGCTGGAACCAGGGTTTTACCTACCTTCCGTGGGGTTACTTTTGTTTTTTATGTTATTTTATGCTACACTTGGTTCGGTGATGATTGAGATTCTTAGGAATGAGCATTAA
- a CDS encoding PP2C family protein-serine/threonine phosphatase has product MGTEESAHTILIVDDVPENVELLKYLLQQEGFKTYTAFSAEEARLVLLNTAIDTLLLDVNMPVQDGFSFCRELRTMDQFKLLPILFITSIEREVGFQEAMKNGGDDFINKPFNKRELVAKIHSVIRLKDLQDELYRQKSKYEKELQTARRVQDQLIPEKSFIWNGIKAQTLFHPYLQIGGDFVDSWIEEKKLHIVIADCSGHGPSAALIGAMFKMQLFNLVSSMGLRERVEHLRKNMELVLPEDYAITFCYAILDQDLKLSYINGGHPAPIVYIDGETKFLKGMSPMIMGINFVTNDEVQTVQLKTGSLFFMYTDGASEAMNPKSEYITEEGMKEIFHESVKVGTDILPTVQNKILEFCGSSTPSDDMAMVCIQL; this is encoded by the coding sequence ATGGGCACAGAAGAATCGGCGCATACCATCCTCATCGTAGATGATGTTCCAGAAAATGTGGAACTTTTGAAATACCTTTTGCAACAAGAAGGTTTCAAAACCTATACCGCATTTTCTGCAGAAGAAGCGCGCCTTGTTCTATTAAATACCGCCATAGACACACTTTTGTTAGATGTAAATATGCCCGTTCAGGATGGGTTTTCCTTTTGTCGGGAACTTCGTACGATGGATCAGTTCAAACTGCTTCCAATTCTATTTATCACATCGATAGAAAGAGAAGTGGGATTTCAAGAAGCGATGAAAAATGGTGGGGATGATTTTATCAACAAACCATTTAACAAAAGAGAATTGGTAGCAAAAATTCATTCCGTGATTCGTTTGAAAGATTTACAGGACGAGTTGTACAGACAAAAAAGTAAATACGAAAAAGAATTACAAACTGCAAGAAGAGTCCAAGACCAACTAATTCCCGAAAAAAGTTTTATTTGGAATGGAATCAAAGCTCAAACTTTGTTTCATCCCTATTTACAAATTGGTGGTGACTTTGTTGATTCTTGGATCGAAGAGAAAAAACTCCACATTGTGATTGCTGATTGTTCGGGGCATGGACCAAGTGCAGCCCTCATTGGTGCCATGTTTAAGATGCAACTTTTTAACTTGGTATCTAGTATGGGACTACGGGAACGTGTGGAACACCTGCGAAAAAATATGGAGTTAGTTTTACCAGAAGACTATGCCATTACCTTTTGTTATGCGATCCTTGACCAAGATTTGAAACTTTCTTATATTAATGGCGGGCATCCCGCACCGATTGTATATATAGATGGAGAAACCAAATTCTTAAAAGGAATGAGCCCTATGATTATGGGTATCAATTTTGTGACCAATGATGAAGTACAAACCGTTCAGTTAAAAACTGGATCTTTGTTTTTTATGTATACGGATGGGGCAAGTGAAGCAATGAACCCAAAATCTGAATACATTACAGAAGAGGGAATGAAAGAGATATTCCATGAATCTGTAAAAGTTGGTACTGATATTTTACCAACCGTACAAAATAAGATTTTAGAATTCTGTGGATCTTCCACTCCAAGTGATGATATGGCTATGGTGTGTATACAATTATGA
- a CDS encoding EAL domain-containing protein: MFTTESTEGNQFWNETYFVPHFQPIVNAINRSISAYEVLGRQFNPEKNTYHSLGGLFHNRDQDPVPVYNIDRILREKAVQTLKESSLRTKLFFNMMPNFLSRVHHTDLFAENFHIIQLIEKYGIDRNQVVIEITEDEFDGSIDRLIQIVQIFRDYGLKIAIDDLGTGFSNLERIGYLHPDIMKVDIRIMRESLNKNSFKQVLGAISEMSQKLGSQLLFEGIETEEEVNLALSMGANLLQGYYFSTPNPHFLNRNTFSDKMKTVLENFSSVRSRELREKGVREQRIIDQLQDLFYELSDTKEDDFSYRFGQILGSLPREILKVFVCDAEGYQITPTYDLDRMNGGYLERSRQIGNNYAWKPYFLKHKEESERFRKKWGVTYPLYDISNQNQYVIFTFSLMDGKILIAQVGWSE, encoded by the coding sequence ATGTTCACAACGGAATCAACGGAAGGAAACCAGTTTTGGAACGAGACATACTTTGTCCCTCATTTCCAACCCATCGTCAATGCGATCAATCGCTCGATTTCTGCCTACGAAGTACTGGGTAGGCAGTTCAATCCGGAAAAAAACACCTACCACTCTTTAGGTGGGCTTTTCCACAATCGGGACCAGGATCCGGTTCCGGTCTACAATATTGACCGCATCCTTAGGGAAAAGGCAGTACAAACCTTAAAAGAAAGTTCGTTACGAACCAAACTATTCTTCAATATGATGCCAAACTTTCTTTCCCGTGTGCATCATACCGATCTATTTGCAGAAAACTTCCATATCATCCAACTCATCGAAAAGTATGGAATTGATCGCAACCAAGTAGTGATTGAAATCACGGAAGATGAGTTTGATGGATCCATAGATCGCCTCATTCAAATTGTCCAAATCTTTCGGGACTACGGTCTGAAAATTGCCATCGATGATTTGGGGACGGGATTTTCTAATTTAGAACGGATTGGATACCTTCACCCTGATATCATGAAGGTGGACATTCGCATTATGAGAGAAAGTTTGAATAAAAATTCATTCAAACAAGTTCTCGGTGCCATTTCAGAAATGTCTCAAAAGCTTGGAAGCCAACTTCTTTTTGAAGGGATTGAAACAGAAGAAGAGGTGAACCTTGCCCTTTCTATGGGAGCAAATCTTTTGCAAGGTTACTATTTCTCGACCCCAAACCCACACTTTCTAAACCGTAATACTTTTTCTGATAAAATGAAAACAGTTTTAGAAAACTTCTCTAGTGTTCGGTCCCGGGAACTTCGGGAAAAGGGTGTCAGGGAACAAAGGATCATTGACCAACTCCAAGACCTTTTTTACGAACTTTCGGATACCAAAGAAGATGATTTTTCCTACCGATTTGGCCAAATCCTTGGCTCGTTGCCAAGAGAAATCCTAAAGGTCTTTGTTTGTGATGCAGAAGGCTATCAAATCACTCCCACTTACGATTTGGATCGAATGAACGGCGGGTATTTGGAACGTTCTCGTCAAATTGGAAACAATTATGCTTGGAAACCTTATTTTCTCAAACACAAAGAGGAATCGGAACGGTTCCGTAAAAAATGGGGTGTCACTTACCCTTTGTATGATATTTCGAACCAAAACCAATATGTGATTTTTACCTTCTCGCTTATGGATGGAAAGATCCTGATTGCCCAGGTAGGTTGGTCGGAATAG
- a CDS encoding hydroxymethylglutaryl-CoA lyase — translation MEQIKITEVGPRDGLQNEKTILSTQDKFEFVSRLVESGIKNIELTSFVRKDRIPQMGDAKELADLVLPKFQNQVQFSCLTPNAKGYEGAKDSGFKEVAVFTATSETFTKKNINMTIQESLDFFKPIFTMAKTDGIKVRGYISTVIACPYEGKIKPEQTLEIAERLLEAGVYEISLGETIGVAVPSEVETLLEVLLKKIPDSYFAGHFHDTYGMAIANIKQALSMGIRSFDSSAGGLGGCPYAKGAAGNVATEDLVYFLHKEGYNTGIQLGSVIQASQFMEERIGRKLTSRTYVAMKNAD, via the coding sequence TTGGAACAAATTAAAATCACAGAAGTAGGACCAAGGGATGGACTGCAAAACGAAAAAACCATTCTCTCTACTCAGGATAAATTCGAATTCGTATCTCGTCTAGTAGAAAGCGGAATCAAAAATATAGAACTCACTTCCTTTGTCCGTAAAGACCGAATTCCCCAAATGGGAGATGCTAAAGAACTTGCGGACCTCGTCCTTCCTAAGTTCCAAAACCAAGTCCAATTTTCTTGCCTCACTCCCAATGCCAAAGGTTATGAAGGAGCCAAAGATTCCGGTTTTAAAGAAGTTGCCGTCTTCACGGCTACATCAGAAACATTTACCAAAAAAAATATCAATATGACAATTCAAGAGAGTTTAGATTTTTTTAAACCGATCTTTACAATGGCAAAGACAGATGGGATCAAAGTGCGCGGGTATATTTCTACTGTGATTGCTTGCCCTTACGAAGGAAAAATCAAACCAGAACAGACACTTGAGATCGCAGAACGTCTGCTAGAGGCAGGAGTGTATGAAATCTCTTTGGGAGAAACCATTGGGGTAGCAGTTCCTTCGGAAGTAGAAACACTTTTAGAAGTTCTCTTAAAAAAAATCCCAGACTCTTACTTTGCAGGACATTTCCATGATACTTACGGAATGGCAATCGCGAATATCAAACAAGCACTGAGTATGGGTATTCGGAGTTTCGACAGTTCCGCAGGTGGACTCGGTGGTTGCCCTTATGCCAAAGGAGCAGCAGGAAATGTAGCCACAGAGGATTTGGTTTATTTTTTACATAAAGAAGGTTATAATACTGGGATTCAATTGGGTTCTGTCATTCAGGCAAGCCAGTTTATGGAAGAAAGGATTGGAAGAAAATTAACTTCCAGAACTTATGTTGCAATGAAGAATGCAGATTGA